In Oryza sativa Japonica Group chromosome 3, ASM3414082v1, one DNA window encodes the following:
- the LOC4333830 gene encoding fatty acid elongase 3-like, with protein MAATALLRRARWALVDHPAVASFRWEPGRTPASTPSFAAAVICAYLATVFLLHRRVVPLPSPHPRALRAVSALHSAVLLALSAAMAAGCVLSVAATAPSAWWAFCFPPGGATAASGPVFFWAHVFYLSKVYELGDTLLILLGRRPLTLLHVYHHAAVIAMCYLWLATRQSLMPIALATNAAVHVAMYGYYLCCSLGLRWPPRWKRAVTELQIAQFLFSFAASAVMLWRHFAAGGCEGMAGWAFNAVFNASLLALFLDFHGAAYAAAKGKKSRSEVVKEE; from the coding sequence ATGGCGGCGACCGCGCTGCTGCGGCGCGCCCGGTGGGCGCTGGTCGACCaccccgccgtcgcctccttccGGTGGGAGCCCGGCCGCACGCCCGCCTCGACCccgtccttcgccgccgccgtcatctgcGCCTACCTCGCCACGGTgttcctcctccaccgccgcgtgGTCCCGCTCCCGTCGCCGCACCCGCGCGCGCTCCGTGCGGTCTCCGCGCTCCACAGCGCGGTCCTCCTggcgctctccgccgccatggccgccgggtgCGTGCTCTCCGTGGCCGCCACGGCGCCCTCCGCGTGGTGGGCCTTCTGCTTCCCTCccggcggcgccacggcggcgtcgggccCGGTCTTCTTCTGGGCGCACGTGTTCTACCTCTCCAAGGTGTACGAGCTCGGCGACACGCTGCTCatcctcctcggccgccgcccgctgacGCTGCTCCACGTCTaccaccacgccgccgtcatcgccatgTGCTACCTCTGGCTCGCCACGAGGCAGTCGCTGATGCCCATCGCGCTCGCCACCAACGCCGCCGTGCACGTCGCCATGTACGGCTACTACCTCTGCTGCAGCCTCGGCCTCCGGTGGCCGCCGCGGTGGAAGCGCGCCGTCACGGAGCTGCAGATCGCGCAGTTCCTCTTCAGCttcgcggcgtcggcggtgatGCTGTGGCGGcacttcgccgccggcgggtgCGAGGGGATGGCCGGGTGGGCGTTCAACGCCGTCTTCAACGCGTCGCTGCTCGCGCTCTTCCTCGACTTCCACGGCGCCGCCTACGCCGCCGCCAAGGGCAAGAAGAGCAGAAGCGAGGTGGTTAAAGAAGAGTAA
- the LOC9268583 gene encoding uncharacterized protein, translating into MEPLEVAITIIFDALLLVFMVKLFFAMFQMKLVVILFYLVILLFAMAFSGRAPSSF; encoded by the coding sequence ATGGAGCCACTGGAGGTGGCGATCACGATCATCTTCGACGCGCTGTTGCTGGTGTTCATGGTGAAGCTCTTCTTCGCCATGTTCCAGATGAAGCTCGTCGTCATCCTCTTCTACCTCGTCATCCTCCTCTTCGCCATGGCCTTCTCCGGCCGGGCACCCAGTAGCTTCTAG
- the LOC4333831 gene encoding uncharacterized protein isoform X1, translated as MAHKIPLEVAHTLVEIAEVARYAIEHRRGHGPAHDGVSPPAVDGEEAERLRAENVILRARLADDLSILRELQGEPCVSQECPADLHNRLVAAVNNASFLAQLEKIRDESRHQQTELSPDNMTELDIADIPYTEGGGKNGSWVLVACDKPGANMEEISGIDNENYVLVNDDDIIDGMTSFIARCILEDPKSKSISPVELQKAVAMALSTLNDKWKWMSIWEAGKVLYILATWGITIVGLYRSRHVLKIAAKGAVVSAKFVMKAL; from the exons atggcgcacAAGATCCCCCTGGAGGTGGCGCACACGCTCGTGGAGATCGCGGAGGTGGCTCGCTACGCCATCGAGCACCGCCGCGGCCACGGCCCGGCCCACGACGGCGTCTCCCCCCCGGCGGTggacggggaggaggccgagcggCTGCGGGCGGAGAACGTTATCCtccgcgctcgcctcgccgacGACCTCTCCATCCTCCGCGAGCTCCAAGGCGAGCCCTGTGTTTCCCAGGAGTGCCCTGCCGAT CTGCATAATCGTCTTGTAGCAGCAGTTAACAATGCTAGCTTCTTGGCTCAGCTTGAGAAAATTCGAGATGAGTCAAGGCATCAACAAACAGAGCTATCTCCTGATAACATGACAG AACTGGATATTGCAGATATTCCATACACTGAAGGTGGCGGGAAGAATGGATCTTGGGTCTTGGTTGCCTGTGATAAACCCGGGGCAAATATGGAGGAAATCAGTGGAATTGATAATGAAAATTATGTACTTGTTAATGATGATGACATTATTGATGGTATGACCTCCTTTATTGCTAGGTGCATTCTTGAAGATCCAAAGTCCAAG TCAATATCACCAGTGGAGCTGCAAAAGG CTGTTGCAATGGCATTGAGCACCCTTAATGATAAGTGGAAATGGATGAGTATTTGGGAGGCTGGAAAAGTGCTTTACATATTGGCAACATGGGGAATCACAATAGTGGG GTTGTATAGGAGTCGCCACGTGCTGAAAATTGCAGCCAAGGGAGCTGTCGTGTCTGCCAAATTCGTCATGAAGGCACTGTGA
- the LOC9266869 gene encoding uncharacterized protein C6G9.01c: MATKSQKKKRPSGPNPSIKSKASSSDQKPKPSKPTEEEREEKAAAAVAAEKPKKKKATNEIDKIFQATKSSGKKRKQQQQQGEEESVRAKKPKERSEGAKKSNKAKKGSKGRDTDDDDEVEEKRPRRRTADGLAIYSADELGFGKSDAGGTPLCPFDCDCCF, encoded by the coding sequence ATGGCCACCAAATCACAGAAGAAGAAGAGGCCTTCCGGGCCTAATCCTTCTATCAAATCCAAGGCCTCGTCCTCCGACCAAAAACCTAAGCCTTCGAAACccacggaggaggagagggaggagaaagcggcggcggcggtggcggcggagaagccgaagaagaagaaggcgacCAACGAGATCGACAAGATCTTCCAGGCCACCAAGTCATCCGGCAAGAAgcgcaagcagcagcagcagcagggggaGGAGGAATCTGTGCGAGCCAAGAAGCCCAAGGAGAGGTCCGAGGGGGCCAAGAAGAGCAATAAGGCTAAGAAGGGTAGCAAGGGCAGGGacacggacgacgacgacgaagtcGAGGAgaagcggccgcggcggcgcacggcggacGGGCTGGCGATATACTCCGCCGACGAGCTCGGGTTCGGCAAGTCCGACGCCGGCGGCACCCCGCTCTGCCCCTTCGACTGCGACTGCTGCTTCTGA
- the LOC4333831 gene encoding uncharacterized protein isoform X2: protein MAHKIPLEVAHTLVEIAEVARYAIEHRRGHGPAHDGVSPPAVDGEEAERLRAENVILRARLADDLSILRELQGEPCVSQECPADLHNRLVAAVNNASFLAQLEKIRDESRHQQTELSPDNMTDIPYTEGGGKNGSWVLVACDKPGANMEEISGIDNENYVLVNDDDIIDGMTSFIARCILEDPKSKSISPVELQKAVAMALSTLNDKWKWMSIWEAGKVLYILATWGITIVGLYRSRHVLKIAAKGAVVSAKFVMKAL from the exons atggcgcacAAGATCCCCCTGGAGGTGGCGCACACGCTCGTGGAGATCGCGGAGGTGGCTCGCTACGCCATCGAGCACCGCCGCGGCCACGGCCCGGCCCACGACGGCGTCTCCCCCCCGGCGGTggacggggaggaggccgagcggCTGCGGGCGGAGAACGTTATCCtccgcgctcgcctcgccgacGACCTCTCCATCCTCCGCGAGCTCCAAGGCGAGCCCTGTGTTTCCCAGGAGTGCCCTGCCGAT CTGCATAATCGTCTTGTAGCAGCAGTTAACAATGCTAGCTTCTTGGCTCAGCTTGAGAAAATTCGAGATGAGTCAAGGCATCAACAAACAGAGCTATCTCCTGATAACATGACAG ATATTCCATACACTGAAGGTGGCGGGAAGAATGGATCTTGGGTCTTGGTTGCCTGTGATAAACCCGGGGCAAATATGGAGGAAATCAGTGGAATTGATAATGAAAATTATGTACTTGTTAATGATGATGACATTATTGATGGTATGACCTCCTTTATTGCTAGGTGCATTCTTGAAGATCCAAAGTCCAAG TCAATATCACCAGTGGAGCTGCAAAAGG CTGTTGCAATGGCATTGAGCACCCTTAATGATAAGTGGAAATGGATGAGTATTTGGGAGGCTGGAAAAGTGCTTTACATATTGGCAACATGGGGAATCACAATAGTGGG GTTGTATAGGAGTCGCCACGTGCTGAAAATTGCAGCCAAGGGAGCTGTCGTGTCTGCCAAATTCGTCATGAAGGCACTGTGA